A section of the Chloroflexota bacterium genome encodes:
- a CDS encoding helix-turn-helix transcriptional regulator, with translation MSILEDEEKTMRRHEVEDSHAEWLEDIEYRQEFGSEAAKLEVAAALADAREAAGMTQSALAERARVSQAYIAKLERGDANPTIGHIGRLLACMGLKPSVSVAPMAPAASSEPVHVKSEGASKLEAVSSNGPLAEVAGSSVEQPSPAV, from the coding sequence ATGAGCATCTTGGAGGATGAGGAGAAGACCATGAGACGGCATGAGGTTGAGGACAGTCACGCCGAGTGGCTGGAAGACATTGAGTATCGACAGGAGTTCGGTTCGGAGGCCGCCAAGCTTGAGGTAGCGGCGGCGCTTGCAGACGCAAGGGAGGCCGCCGGGATGACTCAATCGGCCCTGGCGGAGCGAGCAAGGGTGTCCCAGGCGTACATCGCAAAACTGGAAAGGGGCGACGCCAATCCCACCATCGGCCACATCGGACGACTGTTGGCCTGCATGGGGTTGAAGCCCTCCGTTAGCGTCGCTCCCATGGCACCTGCCGCTTCCTCCGAGCCGGTTCATGTAAAGAGCGAAGGAGCTTCCAAGCTTGAAGCTGTCTCCTCCAACGGCCCTCTGGCTGAAGTCGCCGGTTCTTCCGTCGAGCAACCGTCGCCAGCAGTCTGA
- a CDS encoding helix-turn-helix transcriptional regulator, translated as MGRQRRIHRPITPVFPPDFPTRLERFKAAGGFSWRSLARRLGVSPYRIREWRRGTVPSAPHLFVLLTLADQLGLIEVLMCPERDLPDPGMEPGGPPAP; from the coding sequence ATGGGCCGCCAGCGTCGGATCCACCGTCCCATCACCCCTGTCTTTCCGCCGGACTTCCCCACACGGCTGGAGCGATTCAAGGCGGCCGGTGGATTCTCCTGGCGTTCCCTGGCTCGCCGCCTCGGCGTGAGCCCCTACCGGATCCGAGAATGGCGGCGCGGCACGGTGCCGAGTGCACCGCATCTCTTCGTCCTGCTGACCCTTGCCGACCAGTTGGGGCTCATAGAGGTGCTGATGTGTCCCGAGCGGGACTTGCCAGACCCCGGGATGGAGCCGGGCGGGCCGCCGGCTCCCTGA
- a CDS encoding aryldialkylphosphatase, with amino-acid sequence MICGGELGITLPHEHLLVDLSCAFALPAAASQRGRAYEPVGIENLGWLRYHSFENLDNLRLLDEREAIDEALLFKVAGGNSIVDCTINGVGRDPEGLARIARSTGLNIVMGSGYYTAPSHPPVLAAKSEDEVYAEIVRDIEIGVGDSGVKAGIVGEIGCSWPLEDNERKVLRAAARAQQHTGACLSIHPGRNRAAPFEIVDIIAAAGADLSRVIMCHIDVRLRTPEERLRLARSGCYLEYDVFGWEGHFPSYWTADDYMDIPNDTQRIYEIQALMEAGHLEQILVSQDICRKSTRVRYGGWGFPHILNYVVPMMRQRGFDQEQIDTILIENPKRILSFA; translated from the coding sequence TTGATATGCGGCGGCGAGCTGGGCATTACCTTGCCTCACGAGCACCTGCTCGTCGATCTGTCCTGCGCCTTTGCGCTGCCCGCCGCGGCAAGCCAGCGGGGGCGAGCCTACGAGCCGGTCGGCATCGAGAATCTGGGCTGGTTGCGCTACCACTCCTTCGAGAATCTGGACAACCTGCGCCTGCTGGACGAGCGCGAAGCCATCGACGAAGCCCTGCTCTTCAAAGTGGCGGGCGGCAATAGCATCGTCGACTGCACCATCAACGGCGTCGGCCGCGACCCGGAAGGCCTGGCGCGGATCGCCCGCTCCACCGGGCTCAACATTGTCATGGGATCCGGCTATTACACCGCCCCGAGTCATCCCCCCGTGCTTGCCGCGAAGAGCGAGGACGAGGTCTATGCGGAGATCGTCCGGGACATCGAAATCGGCGTCGGCGACAGCGGCGTCAAGGCCGGCATCGTCGGCGAGATCGGTTGCTCCTGGCCGCTGGAGGACAACGAGCGCAAGGTGCTACGCGCCGCCGCCCGGGCGCAGCAGCACACCGGCGCATGCCTCAGCATTCATCCGGGCCGCAACCGCGCCGCACCCTTCGAAATAGTGGATATCATCGCCGCCGCCGGCGCCGATCTGAGCCGCGTCATCATGTGCCATATCGACGTCCGCCTGCGCACTCCCGAGGAGCGCCTGCGGCTGGCGCGGTCCGGGTGCTACCTCGAGTACGACGTCTTTGGTTGGGAGGGCCACTTCCCCTCCTACTGGACCGCCGACGATTACATGGATATCCCCAACGATACCCAGCGCATCTACGAAATCCAGGCGCTGATGGAGGCGGGCCACCTCGAGCAGATCCTGGTCTCACAGGACATTTGCCGCAAGTCGACGCGGGTTCGCTACGGCGGCTGGGGCTTTCCCCACATCTTGAACTATGTGGTGCCGATGATGCGGCAACGAGGCTTTGACCAAGAGCAGATCGACACCATCCTGATCGAGAATCCGAAGCGCATTCTCAGCTTCGCTTGA
- a CDS encoding PIN domain-containing protein, whose amino-acid sequence MIAVDTNRLVYAHRRESRHHEAASSLLRELVQGDDAWAIPWPCCYEFLNVVTNPRIWRDNATSPEQSWRQLAAWTASPSLRLIGETEDFPEVLERFVRRPRVIAGVVHDARIAAICLAHGAEALLTRDRDVSLFPELKTRDPIAG is encoded by the coding sequence ATGATCGCCGTGGACACAAACCGGCTAGTTTATGCGCACCGGCGCGAATCGAGGCACCACGAGGCGGCCTCCTCGTTGCTGCGCGAGTTGGTGCAGGGTGACGATGCTTGGGCCATTCCCTGGCCCTGCTGCTACGAGTTTCTCAACGTGGTGACCAACCCCCGCATCTGGAGGGACAACGCCACCAGCCCGGAGCAGTCGTGGCGTCAACTCGCCGCTTGGACAGCGTCCCCTTCACTGCGGCTGATAGGGGAGACCGAGGACTTTCCGGAGGTATTGGAGAGGTTCGTGCGACGGCCCCGAGTGATAGCCGGAGTTGTCCACGACGCCAGGATCGCGGCCATATGCCTGGCCCATGGAGCCGAAGCGCTACTGACCCGGGACCGCGACGTCTCGCTATTCCCGGAACTCAAGACGCGGGACCCAATCGCCGGGTGA
- a CDS encoding type II toxin-antitoxin system VapB family antitoxin, which produces MKTTIDIQDELLARAKRHAQRTGRPLRAVVEDGLRRVLSTAAPRQRYCLPDYSVGEAGVSDPLEA; this is translated from the coding sequence ATGAAGACGACGATTGACATCCAGGACGAGTTGCTGGCGCGCGCCAAGCGGCACGCGCAACGGACCGGACGCCCGTTGCGTGCCGTGGTTGAAGACGGCCTTCGCCGGGTGCTCTCGACGGCAGCTCCGCGTCAACGCTACTGTCTGCCCGACTACAGCGTAGGCGAAGCCGGGGTGAGTGATCCCTTGGAGGCGTAG
- a CDS encoding helix-turn-helix transcriptional regulator — MTNGERTDTGIGAYLRELRGTRSLREVYRRTGISDPYLSNIEKGHRRPGPRVLQKLAAFYGVSLQDLLKRAGHLDAGDDAGAEAEANVDRAFDFVLADPKFRFGTRPDGPLSLAAKRFIVEMYEMLTGKRLLE; from the coding sequence ATGACGAATGGCGAGCGGACCGACACAGGCATTGGCGCTTACCTGCGCGAACTGCGTGGGACTCGGAGCCTGCGCGAGGTCTACCGCCGCACCGGCATCTCCGACCCCTACCTCTCCAACATCGAGAAGGGGCACCGGCGTCCCGGTCCGCGGGTCCTTCAGAAGCTGGCTGCCTTCTATGGAGTTTCGCTGCAGGACTTGCTCAAGCGTGCCGGGCACCTGGACGCCGGGGACGACGCGGGCGCCGAGGCGGAGGCGAACGTCGACCGGGCCTTCGACTTCGTCCTGGCCGACCCCAAGTTCCGGTTCGGTACCCGACCCGACGGACCACTGAGCCTGGCCGCCAAGCGCTTCATCGTGGAGATGTACGAGATGCTCACCGGGAAGCGGCTGCTGGAATGA
- a CDS encoding helix-turn-helix transcriptional regulator produces MPGKRPRPKVRLNPYAVWRRLDRTNLSQNELARQMGISSGYLSQLITGQRHPSPRMRRRLQRALDIDRFDDLFIVERGDAI; encoded by the coding sequence GTGCCCGGTAAGCGCCCCCGACCCAAGGTCCGGCTCAACCCCTATGCGGTCTGGCGTCGGCTCGACCGGACCAACCTCTCCCAGAACGAGCTCGCCCGCCAGATGGGCATCAGTTCGGGCTACCTCTCGCAGTTGATCACCGGACAGCGGCACCCCTCGCCCCGGATGCGACGGCGGCTCCAGCGGGCCCTCGACATCGATCGCTTCGATGACCTGTTCATCGTGGAGCGTGGCGATGCGATCTAG